A window of Bos taurus isolate L1 Dominette 01449 registration number 42190680 breed Hereford chromosome 19, ARS-UCD2.0, whole genome shotgun sequence contains these coding sequences:
- the OR1E2 gene encoding olfactory receptor family 1 subfamily E member 2: MTGRNQTTISEFLLLGLPIKSEHQNLFYTLFLAMYVTTVLGNLLILVLICLDPHLHTPMYLFLSNLSFSDLCFSSVTMPKLLQNMQSQDLSIPYAGCLTQMYFFLFFADLEDFLLVAMAYDRYVAICFPLHYTTIMSPRLCLFLVLLPWILTTFHAMLHTLLMARLHFCEDNVIPHFFCDSSALLKLSCSDTRVNELVIFFVGGLIIIIPFLLIIMSYARIVSSILKVPSAKGICKAFSTCGSHLTVVSLFYGTIIGLYLCPSAHNSTVKETVMSMMYTVVAPMLNPFIYSLRNRDMKGALRRVFCKKKNAFSL; the protein is encoded by the coding sequence ATGACAGGAAGGAATCAAACTACTATCTCAGAGTTCCTTCTGCTGGGACTGCCCATCAAGTCAGAGCATCAGAACCTGTTCTACACCCTGTTCCTGGCCATGTATGTTACCACCGTCCTGGGGAACCTTCTCATCCTCGTCCTCATTTGCCTGGATCCCCACCTCCACACACCCATGTATTTGTTTCTCAGTAACCTGTCtttctctgacctctgcttctcCTCTGTCACAATGCCCAAGTTGCTGCAGAACATGCAGAGCCAAGACCTGTCCATCCCCTATGCTGGCTGCCTGACACAAATGTACTTCTTCCTGTTCTTTGCAGACTTGGAGGACTTCCTCCTTGTggccatggcctatgaccgctacgtGGCCATCTGCTTCCCCCTGCACTACACCACCATCATGAGCCCCAGGCTCTGTCTCTTCCTGGTTTTGCTGCCCTGGATACTGACCACGTTCCATGCCATGTTGCACACCCTGCTCATGGCCAGGCTGCATTTTTGTGAAGACAATGTGATCCCccactttttctgtgattcaTCTGCTCTGCTGAAGCTGTCCTGCTCTGACACTCGAGTGAATGAGCTGGTGATATTTTTCGTCGGAGGGCTCATTATCATCATCCCATTCCTACTCATCATCATGTCTTATGCACGAATCGTGTCCTCCATCCTCAAGGTCCCTTCTGCCAAGGGCATCtgcaaagccttctccacctgtggctcCCACCTCACCGTGGTGTCTCTCTTCTATGGGACAATTATAGGTCTCTATTTATGCCCATCAGCTCATAATTCCACTGTTAAGGAGACTGTCATGTCTATGATGTACACTGTGGTggcccccatgctgaaccccttcatctacagcctgaggaacagAGACATGAAGGGAGCTCTGAGAAGAGtcttttgcaaaaagaaaaatgccttCTCTCTATGA